A region from the candidate division WOR-3 bacterium genome encodes:
- a CDS encoding class I SAM-dependent rRNA methyltransferase: MPEKTVFVSRKRSRGRHAWVFSNEVQRTEGDPGLGDVVRVYDRQKFLGSGIYNPNSLIRIRLYSDEDEDLDLPFLKKRLRAAWQYRLTQLPGETDFRLVYGESDGVPGLVVDKYGQHFVLQTYAAGMDQRKEIAVQALVETFEVHSVYEKNDFRLREAEGLERREGLLYGQPEERVVIKENGAKFYVDFTHGQKTGYYYDQRVTRRKVRELARGRRFLDVFCYTGGFAVNAALGGAREVVAVDGSVPAANLAAANAELNGVSDRCRFVVAEAFTYLAELGQKGERFDLVCLDPPAFIKSQKEKERGIKGFRTINTLAMKLLSPGGILVTCSCSHYLFWQDMFDMLALAAQDSGRGFVVMDRVTQGPDHPVLLAMRESEYLRCFILRVS; the protein is encoded by the coding sequence ATGCCTGAGAAGACGGTATTTGTATCGCGTAAGCGCTCTCGGGGCCGACATGCCTGGGTGTTTTCAAACGAAGTCCAACGCACCGAAGGCGACCCTGGACTGGGCGATGTCGTCAGGGTGTACGATCGGCAGAAATTTCTCGGCTCGGGCATCTACAATCCCAATTCGCTTATCCGCATCAGACTTTACTCGGACGAGGACGAAGACCTGGACCTGCCGTTTCTCAAAAAACGGCTCCGAGCTGCTTGGCAGTACCGGCTCACGCAACTGCCAGGTGAGACCGACTTCAGACTGGTGTACGGTGAAAGTGATGGAGTCCCAGGCCTGGTCGTGGACAAATACGGCCAGCACTTCGTACTTCAGACCTACGCCGCAGGTATGGACCAGCGCAAGGAGATCGCAGTACAAGCGCTAGTCGAGACGTTCGAGGTTCATTCGGTATATGAGAAGAATGACTTCCGTCTGCGCGAGGCCGAGGGGCTGGAACGAAGAGAAGGGCTCCTCTACGGCCAGCCCGAAGAACGCGTCGTCATAAAGGAGAACGGTGCGAAGTTCTACGTTGACTTCACGCACGGCCAGAAGACCGGCTACTACTATGACCAGCGCGTCACTCGGCGTAAAGTCCGGGAACTGGCGCGAGGCCGAAGATTCCTAGATGTCTTCTGCTACACTGGCGGGTTTGCGGTCAATGCCGCTCTGGGCGGAGCGCGAGAGGTCGTGGCAGTGGACGGCTCGGTCCCGGCCGCCAATCTCGCTGCAGCCAACGCCGAACTCAACGGTGTCAGCGACCGATGCCGGTTCGTGGTGGCCGAAGCATTTACCTACCTCGCCGAACTCGGGCAAAAAGGCGAACGCTTCGACTTGGTCTGCCTTGACCCGCCCGCGTTCATCAAATCCCAGAAGGAGAAGGAACGGGGCATAAAAGGTTTCAGGACTATCAACACACTGGCAATGAAACTGCTATCCCCTGGCGGAATACTAGTCACCTGTTCATGCTCGCACTACTTGTTTTGGCAGGATATGTTCGACATGCTCGCCCTAGCCGCACAGGACTCAGGCCGCGGCTTCGTAGTCATGGACCGCGTAACCCAGGGCCCGGACCACCCGGTGCTGCTGGCCATGCGCGAATCCGAGTACCTGCGCTGCTTTATACTCAGGGTATCCTGA